A single region of the Ignavibacteria bacterium genome encodes:
- a CDS encoding glycosyl hydrolase, with amino-acid sequence MRLKLIQLFLIPLLLTGVLFAQDEEKEKKDPLQKENFSGLKWRNIGPALTSGRIADFAINPKNNSEYFVAVASGHVWKTTNAGITFDPVFENQGAYSIGCVTLDPNNHHVVWVGTGENNHQRALGYGNGVYKSIDGGKSWKNMGLKDSRQIGDIIIDPRNSNIVFVAAEGSVWGPGGERGLYKTVDGGKTWKKVLEISTNTGVNNVTFDPRNPDIMYATSEQRRRHVYGKIGGGPESAVYKSEDGGETWEKIMKGLPSVHLGGMGIDISPVNPDVLYLIVEAAENQSGFYRSTNRGATWEKMSDYASSGQYFNEIFCDPKDVDKVYSMEVVSRVTTDAGKTWVPLGLDDRHVDDHALWINPANTNHLLIGGDGGIYESFDGGKLWDFKENLPVTQFYRVFADNSSPFYNVYGGTQDNSSMGGPSRTLSSDGIVNSDWFITNGGDGFWSAVDPENPDIVYAESQYAGMVRYDKKSGEAIDIRPEPGKGEKTYKWNWDTPLFISPHKNTRLYTAANMVFRTDDRGNNWEVISPDLTTGIDRNSFPVMDKYWGVDALAKDRSTSLFGTIVSLAESPVKENLLYAGTDDGLIQITEDAKTWSKAGSFPGVPEYTYVSDVLPSRFNENVVYASFNNHKRDDFKPYILKSEDKGKSWKPISATLPENGSVWSIAEDFENPNLLFAGTEFGFFFTVDGGNKWIKLQNGLPDIPVRDIFIHKREGDIVIATFGRGFYILDNYTPLRKVTNEMLSQDAFLFDAKDGLMYIEMAGRYGTGSTYYKAPNPDFGVSFTYFIKEIPKTLKDIRKEKEAALFKEGKPIPIPSDAELNVENREVAPYLVFSITDESGNEVKKLTKPAGKGLQRINWDLRYSSIATLKADKFNAAMKQQSSTLVMPGKYKVSMSMVTRDGVKPLAKPVEFNAVALRNTTLPAEDRAELVAFQRKAAELTRTVRGTYQYLNDLIKQVTALKQSALITPGAGFELLSKADKILDALDIISLKFERRSNFPSAEENPPSPVTINERLSTLLYTHWRSTSKLTKNELTAYAVLVDEFPPVYNEIKNLADVDVKLLESELEKLGGHVTPGRLPELKLK; translated from the coding sequence ATGCGTTTAAAACTCATCCAATTATTCTTGATCCCGCTTCTCCTGACCGGCGTCCTTTTTGCACAGGACGAAGAAAAAGAGAAAAAAGACCCACTTCAAAAAGAAAACTTCAGCGGTTTGAAATGGCGTAACATCGGACCGGCACTTACAAGCGGCAGGATCGCCGATTTTGCCATAAACCCGAAAAACAACAGCGAATATTTTGTGGCAGTAGCCAGCGGGCATGTCTGGAAGACCACGAATGCAGGCATCACTTTCGATCCGGTTTTTGAAAATCAGGGAGCCTACTCAATCGGATGTGTAACCCTGGACCCCAACAACCACCATGTGGTGTGGGTGGGAACAGGTGAAAACAACCACCAGCGGGCTCTTGGCTACGGAAATGGTGTTTACAAATCGATTGACGGTGGTAAATCGTGGAAAAACATGGGATTGAAAGATTCCCGTCAGATCGGCGATATTATAATCGATCCCCGAAATTCGAATATCGTTTTTGTTGCCGCTGAAGGTTCCGTTTGGGGACCCGGCGGTGAAAGAGGCCTTTATAAAACTGTTGACGGTGGAAAAACCTGGAAAAAAGTGCTTGAGATCAGTACAAACACGGGTGTAAATAATGTAACTTTTGATCCCCGGAATCCCGATATCATGTATGCCACTTCGGAGCAGAGAAGAAGACATGTTTACGGAAAGATTGGCGGTGGTCCCGAATCAGCAGTATATAAATCGGAAGATGGCGGAGAGACCTGGGAAAAGATTATGAAGGGGCTTCCCTCTGTGCACCTTGGTGGTATGGGAATCGACATTTCTCCCGTAAATCCTGATGTCCTCTACCTCATCGTGGAAGCAGCAGAAAATCAGAGCGGATTTTACAGAAGCACCAACCGGGGAGCAACCTGGGAGAAAATGAGCGATTATGCATCCTCCGGACAGTATTTTAATGAAATCTTTTGTGATCCAAAGGATGTTGACAAAGTTTACTCGATGGAGGTGGTGTCGCGTGTTACAACCGATGCCGGCAAGACATGGGTGCCTTTGGGTCTTGACGACCGTCATGTGGATGATCATGCTCTTTGGATAAACCCTGCAAACACCAATCATCTTTTGATAGGTGGAGACGGCGGTATTTACGAATCTTTTGACGGCGGAAAACTTTGGGATTTCAAAGAAAACCTTCCCGTCACACAGTTTTATCGTGTTTTTGCCGACAATTCCTCCCCCTTTTACAATGTTTACGGTGGTACACAGGATAACAGCAGCATGGGAGGACCCTCACGCACTCTCAGCTCTGACGGAATCGTAAATTCCGACTGGTTCATCACCAACGGAGGCGATGGTTTCTGGTCGGCTGTCGATCCTGAAAATCCCGACATTGTTTATGCAGAGTCACAGTACGCAGGTATGGTCAGATACGACAAAAAAAGCGGTGAAGCAATCGATATCAGACCTGAGCCCGGAAAAGGTGAAAAAACCTACAAATGGAACTGGGATACACCTCTCTTTATTAGTCCTCATAAAAACACCCGGCTCTACACAGCAGCGAATATGGTGTTCAGAACCGATGACAGAGGTAACAATTGGGAAGTTATCAGTCCCGACCTGACAACGGGTATCGACAGAAATTCTTTCCCCGTGATGGATAAATACTGGGGAGTGGATGCTCTTGCGAAAGATCGCTCGACTTCGCTGTTTGGTACGATTGTATCCCTCGCAGAATCCCCCGTAAAAGAGAATCTGCTCTATGCCGGAACGGATGACGGACTTATTCAGATCACCGAAGATGCAAAGACATGGAGCAAGGCGGGTTCATTCCCCGGAGTTCCTGAATACACTTATGTAAGTGATGTTCTACCCTCAAGGTTCAACGAAAATGTGGTTTATGCTTCGTTCAACAATCACAAAAGAGATGATTTTAAGCCGTACATCCTCAAGAGTGAAGACAAAGGGAAATCGTGGAAACCGATTTCAGCTACACTTCCCGAGAATGGTTCCGTCTGGAGTATCGCAGAGGATTTTGAAAATCCAAATCTCCTTTTTGCAGGTACCGAGTTCGGATTTTTCTTCACCGTTGACGGTGGAAACAAGTGGATAAAACTCCAGAACGGCCTGCCTGATATCCCCGTTAGAGATATTTTCATTCACAAACGGGAAGGTGATATTGTAATTGCAACTTTCGGCAGGGGATTTTATATCCTCGACAATTACACTCCGCTTCGCAAAGTAACAAATGAAATGTTGTCGCAGGATGCATTCCTTTTTGATGCCAAGGATGGATTGATGTATATCGAAATGGCAGGCAGATACGGAACCGGCAGCACCTACTACAAAGCTCCAAATCCAGATTTTGGTGTCTCTTTCACATATTTTATCAAGGAGATTCCGAAAACATTGAAGGATATCAGAAAGGAAAAAGAGGCTGCCCTCTTCAAGGAAGGAAAGCCAATACCCATTCCATCTGATGCCGAATTGAATGTTGAGAACAGGGAAGTGGCTCCGTATCTTGTTTTTTCGATTACAGATGAATCAGGAAACGAAGTCAAAAAACTTACAAAACCTGCCGGCAAGGGTCTCCAGAGAATCAACTGGGATCTTCGATACAGCAGCATCGCCACACTGAAAGCCGACAAGTTCAACGCAGCGATGAAACAGCAGAGCAGCACCCTTGTAATGCCCGGCAAGTATAAGGTTTCGATGTCGATGGTAACACGGGATGGAGTGAAACCCCTTGCGAAACCTGTTGAGTTTAACGCCGTGGCTCTTAGAAACACAACACTTCCCGCCGAAGACAGAGCCGAACTCGTGGCTTTCCAGCGCAAAGCAGCAGAATTGACCAGAACTGTCAGAGGGACTTATCAGTATCTGAACGATTTGATCAAACAGGTTACTGCTCTGAAGCAGTCAGCTCTCATTACCCCCGGAGCAGGATTTGAATTGTTGTCGAAAGCCGATAAAATTCTGGATGCTCTCGATATCATTTCTCTGAAATTTGAAAGAAGATCAAACTTCCCGAGCGCAGAGGAAAATCCTCCGTCTCCTGTAACAATAAACGAGAGGCTTTCAACTCTGCTCTACACACACTGGAGATCGACATCCAAACTGACAAAAAATGAGCTTACAGCTTATGCGGTTCTTGTTGATGAGTTCCCTCCCGTGTATAACGAGATAAAGAACCTCGCGGATGTGGATGTAAAATTGCTTGAATCAGAACTCGAGAAACTCGGCGGACATGTAACCCCCGGAAGACTCCCCGAGCTCAAGCTGAAGTAA
- a CDS encoding class I SAM-dependent methyltransferase has translation MKNDWNARFGVEEFVYGKEPNAFFKEEIDRLKPGRILLPAEGEGRNAVYAAKKGWEVVCFDWSDEGKKKADKLAEMEGVKINYKVSEISAFDYPVGEFDAVGLVFVHLPEDEREELHKNVIKTLKPGGKLIFTAYDKTQLGKSSGGPKQIELLYSLAQIVEDFIDLDFDIFAKETVELNEGVLHIGSADVIKFSGIKK, from the coding sequence TTGAAAAACGACTGGAACGCCCGGTTTGGAGTTGAAGAATTTGTGTACGGGAAAGAGCCCAATGCCTTTTTTAAGGAGGAGATTGACCGTCTGAAGCCGGGGAGGATACTTCTTCCTGCCGAGGGAGAGGGGCGAAATGCTGTCTATGCCGCAAAAAAAGGGTGGGAAGTTGTCTGTTTCGACTGGAGTGATGAGGGGAAAAAGAAAGCTGACAAACTCGCTGAAATGGAGGGAGTGAAGATAAATTACAAGGTAAGTGAAATTTCTGCTTTCGATTATCCCGTCGGAGAATTCGATGCAGTGGGACTTGTTTTTGTACATCTGCCGGAGGACGAAAGGGAAGAACTCCATAAAAATGTAATCAAAACACTAAAACCCGGTGGAAAACTGATATTTACCGCCTATGACAAAACCCAGCTTGGGAAGTCGTCGGGAGGACCAAAACAGATCGAACTGCTTTATTCCCTCGCACAGATCGTCGAGGATTTTATCGATCTGGATTTTGATATCTTCGCAAAAGAAACTGTTGAATTGAATGAAGGGGTGCTTCATATCGGCAGTGCCGATGTGATCAAGTTTTCCGGTATCAAAAAATGA
- a CDS encoding glycosyltransferase yields the protein MKKVLFLTYYWPPSGKASLHWPLKMIKYLPQFGWQPAVLTVEDESFMQKDESMEKEIDYSLVVLKTPSIEPFEFYKIFTGKGKDAQLVASETISKENKSLAHRISLWIRMNLFIPDARIGWYPFAVKAGNRLLRSEIYDAVVSIGPPHSVHLAAAKIARNANIPFYPVFIDPWLNIAYYKGQSRSKLTVMIDGWLERRTLEKSRRAIFVTETSLADYVASYPFLKEKGRVLHWGFDEEKFAGFKRIKKQGDEKVILHSGNIFDFQNPEKLWGYLKQRIDSGENFRVWFTGTVSPGVKRSISEAGLDGCTSYLGFLSYDEMLEVLAQADYLLVCAMEKRHFPGKLFEYLRTGIPILAYGDDNIEVEGVISSANAGMMLPFSADGSEFFERVDSFKTNLDLIKNFDRKVIAGKLSLILGE from the coding sequence ATGAAAAAAGTCCTCTTTCTCACATATTACTGGCCCCCTTCGGGAAAGGCATCCCTGCATTGGCCCCTGAAAATGATAAAGTACCTGCCTCAATTCGGATGGCAGCCTGCCGTTTTGACTGTGGAAGATGAATCATTTATGCAGAAGGATGAATCGATGGAGAAAGAGATTGATTATTCACTTGTTGTGCTAAAAACTCCGTCAATCGAACCGTTTGAGTTTTACAAAATTTTCACCGGAAAAGGGAAGGACGCACAACTCGTTGCATCGGAAACCATTTCGAAAGAAAACAAAAGTTTAGCCCACAGGATCTCTTTGTGGATCCGGATGAACCTGTTTATCCCCGATGCAAGGATTGGCTGGTATCCCTTCGCAGTAAAAGCCGGGAACAGACTGCTTCGGTCTGAAATTTATGATGCCGTAGTGTCAATTGGACCCCCGCACTCGGTACACCTCGCTGCTGCCAAAATTGCCCGGAATGCAAATATCCCGTTTTATCCCGTGTTTATCGATCCCTGGCTTAACATTGCCTACTACAAAGGGCAATCGAGGAGCAAACTTACGGTAATGATTGACGGGTGGCTCGAAAGAAGGACACTGGAAAAAAGCCGCAGGGCGATTTTTGTTACTGAAACCTCCCTTGCTGATTATGTCGCAAGCTATCCTTTCCTAAAAGAGAAGGGAAGGGTTCTTCACTGGGGATTTGATGAGGAGAAATTTGCCGGGTTCAAACGAATCAAAAAACAGGGAGATGAAAAAGTCATCCTTCATTCCGGCAACATTTTCGATTTTCAAAATCCCGAAAAGCTGTGGGGATATCTAAAGCAGAGAATTGATTCGGGAGAAAATTTCAGGGTTTGGTTCACAGGTACTGTAAGTCCCGGTGTCAAACGATCAATTTCGGAAGCAGGGCTCGATGGCTGCACTTCGTATCTTGGGTTCCTTTCCTACGACGAGATGCTCGAAGTGCTGGCACAAGCCGATTATCTTTTAGTGTGTGCGATGGAAAAGCGACACTTCCCCGGAAAGCTGTTTGAGTATCTGAGGACGGGAATCCCCATTCTCGCTTACGGCGATGACAATATTGAGGTGGAAGGGGTGATTAGTTCAGCTAATGCAGGAATGATGCTTCCTTTTTCAGCGGATGGCTCAGAATTTTTCGAAAGAGTTGATTCATTCAAGACGAACCTTGACTTGATCAAAAACTTTGACAGAAAGGTAATTGCTGGGAAATTGAGTTTAATACTTGGGGAGTAA
- a CDS encoding aldo/keto reductase: MKSRQVGKSDLKISEISLGCWTLGGLNWVDGTPNGWANVDENEVADAINYAIDNGVTHFDNADVYGNGRAERMLSKILGKRVNDITIATKIGWFKGTAAHAYEPAHIRHQCEQSLINLKRDFIDLYYFHHGDFGKDDVYLDDAVEMMYKLKEEGKIRVIGLSSYSHERFATLGPKIKPEAFQSSASAIDDKYLVEGTPTAKTMEAHKISFVAFGPVAQGLLLGKYSKDNPPKFEPGDHRANAPRFSAENLAKLEPKIEALKKEFGNTSEDLARVALQYLLKYNSVAAVIPGFRNLAQVKVNLSAADKPLTEDEFNFVKSVFSE, translated from the coding sequence ATGAAATCAAGACAAGTTGGCAAGTCCGACCTGAAAATCTCTGAAATCAGTCTCGGTTGCTGGACACTCGGCGGATTGAACTGGGTTGACGGTACCCCAAACGGTTGGGCGAATGTAGATGAAAATGAAGTGGCGGACGCTATAAACTATGCCATTGACAATGGTGTCACCCATTTCGATAATGCGGATGTTTACGGAAATGGCAGAGCTGAAAGAATGCTCTCCAAAATTCTCGGCAAGCGAGTAAATGACATCACCATCGCCACAAAAATCGGATGGTTCAAAGGAACCGCAGCCCATGCCTACGAACCTGCCCATATCCGCCACCAGTGTGAACAATCACTCATCAATCTCAAGAGGGATTTTATCGACCTCTACTATTTCCACCACGGTGATTTCGGGAAAGACGATGTTTACCTCGATGACGCTGTTGAAATGATGTATAAACTGAAAGAAGAAGGCAAAATCAGAGTAATCGGTTTGTCCTCATATTCACACGAGCGGTTTGCAACCCTTGGTCCGAAAATCAAACCCGAAGCATTCCAGAGCTCCGCGAGTGCGATTGATGATAAATATCTCGTGGAAGGAACCCCGACTGCCAAGACAATGGAAGCACATAAAATTTCATTTGTTGCTTTCGGACCTGTAGCCCAGGGACTTCTTCTCGGAAAATATTCAAAAGATAACCCGCCAAAATTCGAACCGGGTGACCACCGTGCAAATGCCCCAAGATTTTCCGCTGAAAACCTTGCAAAACTTGAGCCAAAAATAGAAGCCCTCAAAAAAGAGTTTGGCAACACTTCGGAAGACCTCGCACGGGTTGCACTTCAATATCTTTTGAAATACAATTCAGTTGCTGCAGTTATTCCCGGTTTCAGAAACCTTGCCCAGGTAAAGGTCAACCTCTCGGCTGCAGACAAACCCCTCACCGAGGATGAATTCAATTTTGTAAAATCAGTTTTTTCAGAGTAA